TCGTCAGCTCCTGCCACTGACCGATGTCGTGCAGATACCTCTGCACGACGACGTAGCTGCCCCCGACGTTGTCGCCGTCCTCTGCGCCCACCAGGGTCGATTCGGCGACGGCGTTCCCCACGGGGTTGGCCGTGCCGTCGACGAAGCCCAGCAGGTCGCGGACGTCGAAGTAACGGAAGCCCGAGGTCTCGTCGACCACGCTCACGGCCGGTCCGAGCACGTCGAGCAGCTGCCTCTCGAACTCGAAGACCAGATCCTGACGATTCGCTCGAATGTGGAAGAGCAGATCGCCGGGTGTGCCGGGTGCGGTGTGCACGGCACCCACCACCGGCGCGAAGGGGTGCAGCTCGGCGGGCGCCCGACGCGCCGTGAGTCGTGGCCATGCGGTGGATCCGATGCCGACCGCGCAGGACAGCATCGCATCGAGGTCGCGGAATCCCACGTTCTTCACGATGTCGTCGATGCCGCTGATCGCGTCGCGGACAGTCGCCGCGGCAGCTGCGCCGTCGGCGATCCGCAGCACGAGGAAGGTCGCGCACGTCGTCAGGGGCGCGTCGACCTTCTGGGATTCGATCGGGACTCGACGAGACGGAGAGCTGCTCACATCCTCGAACGTAGGGGATGCCGACGAGCACGGCTTCGACGCCTGTCGAACGACCGGGCGCACTCCGACGGGCACCCTTGAGTACGGGCCGGAATCCCGACATCATGATCCCGCCGGTACACCGACGACAGGAGATCCAGCATGAGGGACGTCAGTGACTTCATCCGGGAGGACGTGCCGCCGTCCGGCCCGGGCTGTCTGGACTGCGAGAAGATCG
The sequence above is a segment of the Microbacterium sp. Root553 genome. Coding sequences within it:
- a CDS encoding Dyp-type peroxidase → MSSSPSRRVPIESQKVDAPLTTCATFLVLRIADGAAAAATVRDAISGIDDIVKNVGFRDLDAMLSCAVGIGSTAWPRLTARRAPAELHPFAPVVGAVHTAPGTPGDLLFHIRANRQDLVFEFERQLLDVLGPAVSVVDETSGFRYFDVRDLLGFVDGTANPVGNAVAESTLVGAEDGDNVGGSYVVVQRYLHDIGQWQELTTEQQEAIIGRKKADNVELDDAAVGQKSHKTLATIVVDGVEHDILRDNMPFGSPGSSAFGTYFIGYSRYLWVIEKMLENMFVGDPPGAYDRLLDFSTATTGSTFFAPSADFLSTLADGPMPA